AAGAACTAGTAGCACTATCCATGTAGGTTATATGTATAAAAATGAAATACATAACTACTATTCATGTTATTACGAGTAGTATTATACTCATTCTTTGTTTTTGGAAAAACTTTCCTCATAAGAATTGTTTTCCTAAAACACTTGTAGTTCTCTAATTGCAGAATGTGATTGTTTCTCGCAATATTAATTACTGTTTTGTTTACTTTATGCAGATGCCGTCTCTTTCTTTTCTGGGTTGTTATTCGCCTTTAGCATATATTCATGTCTTAACCATTGTTAATGTCTGCAGGAGAGTATCATTGTCCTGTGCTAAACAAAGTTTTTACTGAATTTACGCATATAGTTGCTGTAAAGACTACAGGGAATGTTTTTTGTTATGAGGTTTGTTGCATATTGAATTATTAGTAGCAGTAgttttctgttaatttttttGTACGATTTTTTATTGTACGCTTTTTATCTTGTAGGCAATTAAAGAATTAAACATCAAGACCAAAAACTGGAAGGAGCTTCTTACTGATGAGCCATTCACTAAGGAAGACTTGATAACAATTCAGGTATTCATAACTTTGAGATGCATTGATCTTTGACTATGTTGAAGCATGCTGGCAGTTTCTTCTAGCATGAATATTATGATGAGTAGAAGCACCCTTATTTCTGCTTGTATGCTTTTCAGAATCCAAATGCACTTGACAGTAGGGTCACACTGGATTTTGACCATGTTAAGCATGGTCTGAAAGTTGATGATGAAGGTGAGGCTAGATTCATCATTGCTAATAGATTCTTCTTTATCCTTTCTTTTTCATAATAATAACCTTCAGTTCAATCTTCTAGAGCTAAAGAAGATGAATTCAGAtgcaacatataacataaatgCTAATGGAGATATGAAGCAGATGCTGGAGGAGCTTGGGACTGAAAAAGCAAAGGAAACTGCACTTCATGGTGGAGGTGGCAGCAAGGCACAAAAAGAAAGAGCTGCTGCCCTTGCTACTATTTTGGCTGCAAGGTCACGTATTAAAGAGGATTCAAAATCAGATTCAAATGGACAGTCTAAGCCCCCACAAGCATATAGTATTGTAGATGCTGCATCTGCTGCAGTACATGGGAGAAGTGCTGCTGCAGCTAAAGCTGCATCAGGTGATAAAACTGCTGCTCGGATAGCCATGCACATGGCTGGTGAGAGGGCACCTGTTAATGCAAAGATGGTTAGTTTGTTCAATCTTGATCTTTCCCTAATCCTTACACGCAACAGCATATGCTATAGATCTAAaccaatgatttttttttttttttgagttctATTTTCCATATGCCTCCTTTCTCTCTGTATGTTGAccaaattttcttttatggtgTCATAGATCTGGCTGAGATGCTCTAATTGCACGCATGATGTTTATGCCAGTATTCAGGAGTACATAATTTGAATTCCGTTCATTATAAACTTTGTGATAAAGTCGTAATTCCTGCAATTGAAATTTTGCTTATCATTTGACAATCTGTATGTTACTATGGCTGAACAAAACTGGTTTATAACCCAAAAAGTGAACAGATTGGATTCAGTATTGGTTTGGTTGCAATTTATGAATTTTGAAAAACTGGATATTTTGAACTTGAAGGAAAAAACTCAACACCGAACTCAACCTAAATAAATTATGTTAGGATTAGGGTCAAATATGCATTCTCTTTCTTGCTCCTTTCTGCCTCCAGACCAGCCTCCCCTTCTTCACTATCCTCTCTATGTTTATGGTTCTCTCCTCTCATAGGTGATCTTGAACTCAATCCAAACTCCCTTATTATCCTACTTTCAATGTAAAATTGGCTACTCTTTTCACATTCATTGTGGCTGATGGGGATGCTATTGCTAGGGCTGCAATTCTCAGTTGTGAGCTCAAACTTGTAGAAAGGTCATCTATAGGACCTTTCTTTGTCTCTCTCCATGCCTCTAGGTGACCTCGTGGTTTCCAGCTGCTGCCAGAGAAGCCATGAGGTGTATGATTAGCCATGCATCTGGGTTTGATTGGGAGAATTCTCTCCCTGCTTGTTCAATCTCTCTTAACTAGAAAAGTTCTCCTCCATCCTATTGTTGTTGACAGTTAAATGTGATGGGAATTTCAAGGGTTACTCTCTGGTAATCTGTTGGGTATTGAACTGCTGATTGAAGGTTACAtgagtgtgtgtgtgtgtataatgggtattaaatattgaaatttggCTTAAGTTGCATTTTTTTCGAAttgatataattaattgaaaattccTGCATGGTGCTGATTTCTTATTTATGGGTATTTGATTGAAATTTTCAAGCCATTGCAAAATTCTCTCTctctgttttttcttttttggttgaagtttttctaataattttttaaagaaagaaaagactaaAAATGTGGCAATCAAGattttttgcttttcttttctgAGCTTTAGAGCCTGCTAATATTTTGCTCCCTGCCAGGTGTAGGGCAGAGGAATTTTGGTGGATTGTCTAGGGATAGCAATGAAAATAGTTGGTTTACAAGCAAGGTTCCAATGTTGATAGCCAAAAGACAAATTAGTTGGTCTGATTCAGATCTTAGCATTTTGGTTTATCGAACCAACAACTTGCATATCTGTAATGAATAACGGATAGATTAAATCCATAACAAATAGATTATTTATCTGTTATTTTATCTTTGctatcttattttatttctagTATCTTATCTTATGCATTTGTTATtagatttttgttattttatcttAGGAGTTCTTTATCTAATAGTTGTTTATATTAGATTTGTACTCTAATTAGAATTAATATGATTGTGTGAATCTCCACTATATAAgagctttatttttattcaataaaacaagcagaatttattcttaaaattatgaGATTTAAGACTCTCTCGTTAACGAGTCGGAGGTGGTAAGAGCTCTCTCTAACGAGATTCTTTCCTATCAACCATCCCGTGATGCGATCCATAACTCGTGACcgtaacaactagattaaatcCATAACAATACCCCTGGACATTACTGGCTTTTCTCCTCCCAGACATGTAAAAGATATTAAAGACTAAAACTCAATGTCAGTTTTGACATGAGATTTTGTTTCAGGTAAAGAGCCAGTACACTACTGGTGCTGCTTCACGATCCTTCACTTCCACCTCTTTTGATCCTGTCACCAAAAATGACTTTGAATATATCAAAGTTGAGAAAAATCCAAAGAAGAAAGGATATGTTCAACTGCATACAACGCATGGTGATTTGAACATCGAGCTGCACTGTGATATAACTCCAAGGACGTGTGAGAACTTCATCACCCTTTGTGAGCAAGGCTACTATAATGGAGTTGCTTTTCATAGAAGCATTCGGTATATTAGCCACTTCTTTTTGACTTAAGTTAATTTGCTATTTAGTTGATTCTGTGTTATAATCAGATATAGAAAACTTTTTATCCTTTGTGTAGGAATTTCATGATTCAAGGTGGTGATCCTACTGGTACTGGGAGAGGAGGCGAATCCATTTGGGGGAAGCCTTTCAAAGATGAGGTGAACTCCAAGTTGCTCCATTCTGGAAGAGGTGTTGTTAGTATGGCAAACAGTGGGCCCCACACCAATGGTTCTCAATTTTTTATCCTTTACAAGTCTGCAAATCATTTGAACTTTAAACATACAGTGTTTGGTGGGGTTGTCGGTGGCTTGACTACATTGGCAGCAATGGAAAAGGTTCCTGTTGATGACAATGACAGACCTCTGGTTAGTTTTTTTCTGCTTTTCTTTGGAGAATTTATCTCTGTTCCTCGAGTAATAGGCATGACTgcttttcatttactttaatgCTTGCTGCTATTGAAGATGGAAATATAACACTCATGTCGTATAAAGCAAAGTCTTTACAAGTTGGGTTTGCATCTTTGTACTCAGTCTTGTTCTTAAAATGCCAATGTGAATCTTTAAACATTGGCGGAGTTTGGTATCATGTTTTCTGCGTCACACAGATGATCACATGGTTGTGAGATATAGCGGGTGAGGATGTAATTGCGAGTGGATTAGAAAATTGACTTAATCTATAATTTTCTGGCTCACAAGAGCCACTGAGAAAGTAAAAGATAAGTTTTCTTGTGAAATCATTGCCTCATATTGCTTTCGATTCTCCTATTCCTTATACAGGAGGAGATAAAGATTAATTCTATTACGGTATTTGTCAATCCCTACACGGAGCCTGATGAAGAAGATGAGCAAGAGGAGGCCAAAGATGAGAAGGCCACTGAAGATGAAGAAAATGTTAGTTTCTGGAGTGTATTGTAGCGACTTTTCATATTCCATTCATTGATTTTGGTTTTTCTTTGAGATTGACATGacttttgcaatttttttttctttgacatTTCAGGAAAAGGTTGGATCATGGTATAGCAATCCAGGCACAGGAACTACAGAATCTGGAACTATGGGAAGTGGCGGCGGTGTCGGTAAATACTTGAAAGCAAGGAATTCTCAAACTGAATCAGCTACCATGGATGCTGGTTTATCAACAAATGGTGTGGCAAAGAAAATGAAAGTGGGAGTTTCAACAGGGGAGTTCAAAGACTTCTCTGGTTGGTGAAAACTCCAAAAATCTTGTTCAGTTGATGAAATGGTGAAGAAAGTGGAGGTGGTGTACGACAAACAGTGTAACATATTCTTTTGAGGTGCTGAAAATCAAATGGATACTGTTGAAGGAGGCAGTCTATTCCATTGAATTGTTGTGCAGGTCATATGTACAATAGGATATATTAGTCACAGAAATTATGTATAGTTCGGATAACACTCAGCCTTTGTCCAGTCCATAGGGTGCCCTCTTcaccatctctctctctctctctctctctctctctctgcgtgtgtctctctctctctgtcacacacacacacaaaacaCAAATACATCCACTCATATTTTGTGCAGCAGAAGCAGAGGATGAGTGAACATGTGTAAAGGTGAAATCACAGTTCCAAGCTGCCTTTCTACAGCAGTCTTTTATATGGTGGTATCATTAATGTGATGGTGAATTGTCATAATCTCATGATGGACATCTAGGACCATTTTTTCATGGTCTTTTTGCAGTTTTCCTCTGAACTCGAGGCCCCATTTCCCAGCTGTTTCTTACCATTTGTTATTTTCTTTACCTCTGATTTTCTGCTCTATTTTTGGTGCATTGCTGAAGGGAATTCGAAACTTTTCTCTGTACAGATTttgtttctctttttatttttctgatgAATGTGGCTGCATTCCAAAGGGTGGTGGTTGACAGTCTTTAGTTATCTACTGCTTCTAAAATGGCTTTAAGACATGCTACCTTTAAATTTTgaaggaaaaaattattatttagtttatataatatgGATAATttactagttaattttttaattttaaaaaatttattagttgattttttaaattttttaaaaaaattattaattaatattttgtatcagtaatattttaaattttattataatatcttataggtaaaattaatatagaaattaattagaCTTTTTAAGAtgttagaatattttaatattttttttaaagtaaaaaaattaatgagaatttttttataatataagagttaaatagtttattattttaattttactgcaATATCAGAGACATGAAGCTTCGGGCCGCATGCGGGTGAATGGAAGACGATGACAATTTGAATTTTGTGGTAACTTTTAacacttatttttataaatatttaattcatttaacacttaattttttaaaaaatatttaattcttatacatGATTATGAGGTATATAGCTCaaaatttttaagatttaatgTAACATACCTTATCTGGGAAGAAAAGAGATTGAACGGACTTATGTATATTTAGCTCATAACTACTGAATTGTTTGGGACAATCATTGtggattaaatataaaatagtaattatttagattaattttaactattaatattAAAGATAAATTGGATACAAAAACtatgaaattaatatttttagctAAAACTTATTCGAAACTTTAGTGTAACCTTAATTTGAAAGGTTAAtacatttttctttatttattttttattttttgtgatcGTCGCTATGCTACAATACTGTCGTACATGTGAATGTTCTGTTACTTTTTCCGTTATCAAGTTGTTATTTAATTTCCTAACCCGTATGAATATGGTCCTGGATGTAGAGAGATTTATTTTCTTGACTCATCAAATTAGGTGAGttggattttttttatgaagttcgagttttattttattcgaATTGTCCGAACTTAGTTTGGATTTTgcgctaaaaaataaatttgcatatttaattttgatagaaTTAGGCTTGACGTTTTTTTATATGGACTCGACGTACTCTAATTTAATAcgtgtattttataaaattaaaattattttcgtgAAAATGAAGTGTCAAAACAGTTTAATATCagaaatagatttttttaaatgaaagttaaatatttggcttttttttttctttccttttttcaaCAAATGAACGGACTTTCCGTATTCAACCCATAATCACAATCTTAACCTGAAAATTTAAAAGCTTAATGAACAAGGGATGCTTGTGCCTTGTGATGCTGGCCTCTCTCACCAGAAAACATTAGAAAATGGGAAGGGACAAACGGGATTATCAACCCTTGACGTGTTTACACTATTAATCAAGCACCAACCCTTGAACTCTAGcaattttcccttttatttttttattttttccttttgattGCTTGATGAGTCGTCATCTCTCTACCTAAAACAACAAGACAAGAAACCTTGATAATACGGTAGGTGCTTCATCAAACACATTTTGTTACTCAAATGATTGAGCTTAGATCTTCGTGGAGAAGAAATTGAGATGCTTTTCCTCTGCAATGGCAGATGCTTCAACCAAGATTTCTTTGGCTTCTTAATCCAACCCAGATAAAGAAAGGGGGAGAAAAGCTGCCATACAgtgaaattttagaattattAATCTGTTATTTAGGAGTTAAAAGAGTAAGGCATAAAAAGTTTATTTGTCATAATAATAAccgttataaaaataattaatattattaaaataatttagtataaatatcagaaaataataagttattaacgagttttaattcattgattttgaaattattttttgacttaaaacgtttttaaattaattatattaaaaaaataattatgaagtTGTTGTcaattctctctctttttatttttttaaaattctttaattatatatatatatatttttaagccAACACCGTTGGATAGCAGACGTAACAGTGACATAATAATGGCATATACTGGAGTCACTTTTCTTTAGAAAATATATAGGAggacaaaaaaaagaaatgggGTTAGAGGTTTGGAGAAGATTAACACGCAGCCTTCAATTGAATATTTAATGCCTACAATCAAATAGCATTGATTTATATTGATGACCGCCGAACTTTATTCACTCTGGGCGACGCCAGATCTAAGAGAAGAGAAATGACCCAAAATCCATCGAGCCCTCATTATACTCTCGATCCAGACACGCCGAGCCGAATGAGTTATCGTGAGCCCTGACCCAGCAGGAAGAAACTCAGTCCGGTGATGTGATGTGAGGGAGAGAAGTCGGTCCAGTCACTTCGCAGTCCTGCCCGCACGCCCGTCTGAGAAATTAAATGGCTGTCTGGCGTGGAGAGAAATTTGACACGTCCGTACGTATGGATCTGAGTAACATAAACAGATAGCATAAtagcagaaaagaaaaaaacgTGAGGGGCAGATAAAAAGGAGAAGGTCTTCTCTTTCCTTATTCTTTTTCTGACTTCTTTCTCAGCTCCATATCTAGTTCATAAACCTATCTGACCTAAACGTCGGTCTTCACCGGGAGCATTTCCAGTAAACCCATGACCATCATTTCTTATTTTGCAAGTCTTTtcattaaattgaatatttgagaCACCCATATGATAGACCATATGatgaaacataaaaaaaatcagATCTATCACGGAGTTAGAGAAAAATATAATGTATCATATTCTATGATcactaatatttaatttaaataataaaattaattaaaattaaaatgaaaattataatataaaataacagTTTAATTACAGTggcaatataaattttattataattaaaaatcaatattCAACCATTCcacatgtataaaataatttttccaccTCTGCAGACCAATTCACCTAACCTAATTAAACAGACTAAGTTGAAAGGAAAAGGGCTTCTGAAAGGGAGAGATGGGACCATTTAGCAAAGCTATATGGCTAATTAATGGCTTAATGACCTCATGCCACCGTGGAAAAATGCTCATTCAGAGATACGTggattaattcttttttttattattattattttttaattacttaaCTTATTCAACACggccaaattaaaaaattaaaatattttttcataaaaatttccattttttattaaattaaattaaaatatgtctTTCTCAGGTGACCATGTCGACTACGTCCACTTTGTACCCCTTTTTTTTCTTGCGTGGAAACTACCACAGTTATAGAGTTTGATTATTTCCACACGGATTAAGTATTCAACGgtctgaatatatatatatatatatatatatgaaaagcatgcattattttttaaatagaaaaatcattgaatcgatttaattttaattattttaatttaatttaattttaattaaaaaataaaaaattaaatcgaatgataataatatattattttttataatatagagattaaaatattaaaaataagatataaaaaataaaaaatctattaagaaATCTAATCAACCAAATTGaactaaataaattgaattaaaccaaatcggttcaatttaaattaatttttatctaactCAATTCAGAttgtttattataaatattaaaattttaatttttaatttatttaatttgatttaattttaaattaaattgatcaaataattatttttaaatatttaaatttagattttttaaatagaatattttaAACCGTTAAACCAATACAATTATTCTTTACAaataatttgagattttttaattattatgagaCACTTATACCTCtacttgtaatttattttattaaagtcGTCCTAAGATATATACAATTGGAATTTGGAGACATCGACCCCACATTGAATAAAAATTTCTATTATgtattattgtttttttaattaattaatttttatttaacgataataaaaaaatccccATAAATTAAGCCTTGACAGGATTTGTCTGATTTGTTAAGTATTTTATATTCTGTAATTAAGACAAAAAGGgtatgatttttaattaatgcATAAAGTATTGTGACCAAAGTGCCCTTTTTTCTGAGATTATAACACGACTGATAGGGCTTGGGAGTTGGTTAATGCCCTTACATTGTTTCTGCCAACAATGATGTTTTCCAAGAAAAGACTTCCATAAAACCAGTTGTTTGTAAGAGACAAAGAATCCACACATGGAATTTTACTAATCATTGATGGAGGAAACCAAGGAAGATAAAAGAGAAgcaacaaaatttttaaaaggacAAAAATAAATGCATGCTCACCTtgacacaacaacaacaaatgATGAAAATTCTACCAACTAATGTAGCATATAGCTTGCATATGTTAGCTAGCTAGGCCTATTTTTGCTACTGAGCACACAACACAGATCAATAAGGTTTAAAATATGGACAATAAGGTTGAGACAATAGAGGGCAAGTGGTACACTTTATGCTTGAAGATGAATCATAATGAATGAAGGATGTCTTAAAATGAGTTTGAGTCAAGTGGGTAGCTAGTATATAAGATTTTTGGGCATAGCTAGCTTCATAGCTAGTGAGTAGTGACATGAAAAAGAGCTACTGTATAGCTTGGCTGGTGATATTAGAGAAGGAAtaccttaaaaataaataatatgatgTATGGGATTATGTTATAGTATGGAAAAGGCAAAAAGTGGTGGGTGGAATTTTGGCAGTGTTTGGAGAGTGATTAGGAGGCAAGAGATGTGGTGAATGATGGTGggtttgatgatgatgatgcacGCCGGCAGCTTTACTCATCTCTCCCAATTGGCACGCCTGCGCTAGCTCCCACTAAAACAATAAAAAGCTAATCCACTAACCATATtctcatcttgaccttgctttCTTTTTTGTCAGATACGTACTTGTATTTCTAAATTACATTAGCCCCACTCCAATATCATCGATTCCTACAAAAGAAAACCATATTTAACTTGCTTAGATTCTCTTTCTTTCATTCTCTAATTCTATATCTTAAGCAAAATGCAAAACCCAATAGACTGATTTTCAAGTTGAAGattctagctatctcctttaaTCATTCTCCATCTCCTCAATTCCCCACTGTTAAAAACACTAACACACATATCCTTCTCCTTCATTCACTCAATTCAAAGTCTATTGATGTTGGTCTCAGGTTTGTTTTCAGATGGATACCTTGTTTAGGCTTGTTAGTCTTCAACAATCTGATCAATCATTCAATAACTCTACCAGCAGAACCTCTAGCAGCTCTAGATCCTCTAGACAAAACAACCACCATCACTACCAACAAGAAGACGAAGAATGCTTCAACTTTTTCATGGATGAAGAAGACTTCTCTTCGTCTTCTTCTAAGCATTATTATCCTTATCACCATCAACAACACACTACTGCTACTACTCCTACCACTACCACCACTAATACAAGCACTCCTACTAATCAACATGCCCTTGAATCCTCTGACTTCTCTTTCTCACCTACTTGTGaagtaaattttgaattttccgGCAACTGGGCTTCTGATATCCTCCTCGAAACCGCCCGTGCCATCGCCGATAAAAACAGCTCCAGAGTCCAGCAACTCATGTGGATGCTTAATGAACTCGCCTCCCCTTATGGTGACCCTgaccaaaagcttgcctcctaCTTTCTCCAGGCTTTGTTTAGCCGGATGACGGATTCCGGCGAGCGATGCTACCGTACTTTAGCTTCTGCATCGGATAAAACTTGCTCTTTCGAGTCTACTAGAAAAATGGTATTGAAGTTTCAAGAGGTGAGTCCTTGGACCACTTTTGGTCACGTATCTTGTAATGGTGCAATCATGGAAGCATTTGAAGGTGAAACTAAATTGCATATTATTGATATTAGCAACACATATTGCACTCAGTGGCCTACTTTGTTAGAAGCCCTAGCAACCCGTACTGATGAGACACCACACCTCAGGCTGACCACCGTAGTTGCTAAGAAAACTAGCGGTGGTTGCGGAGGCAACGGAGGTTTAGCTGCAGCCCAGAAAGTAATGAAAGAAATCGGAAGCAGAATGGAAAAATTTGCTAGGCTTATGGGCGTGCCATTTAAATTCAACGTCATACACCATGCAGGTGATTTATGTGATCTAAACCTAGCTGAATTGGACATTAAAGACGATGAAGCTTTAGCCATCAACTGTGTAGGATCTCTACACTCAGTTACTTCAGTTGCTAATCGCagagattatattatatcaAGTTTCAGAAGGTTGCAACCAAGAATCATCACCATTGTTGAAGAAGAAGCTGATCTTGATGTGGGTGTTGATGGGTTAGATTTCGTAAGAGGTTTCCAAGAATGCTTGAGATGGTTTAGGGTTTATTTCGAGTCATTGGAAGAAAGCTTTTCAAGAACAAGCAACGAGAGGTTGATGCTAGAGAGGACTGCAGGACGTGCCATAGTTGACTTGGTGGCATGTCCGCCGTCCGATTCCATCGAACGGCGGGAAACTGCCACGCGCTGGTCTTCAAGGTTGCATGCAAGTGGGTTTAGCGCTGTCTTGTTCAGTGATGAAGTGTGTGATGATGTACGCGCCTTGTTGAGAAGGTATAAGGAAGGTTGGTCAATGACGCAGTGTAGCGACGCCGGAATATTCCTGTGCTGGAAGGACCAGCCTGTAGTGTGGGCTAGTGCATGGAGGCCTTGATTATTGGTGatggttttattatttttgttattatttcttaattaaagTTTGATGGAGTGATTAGCACGTGTGATGTGTTTTTTTGGCACGTGCTGGGGATGGTTTGTGGGGGAGAGGTTAGAGATTTGCATCGATTTGAATAGGACTTaagtatattaatttttattaatctttatttatcaagtaattaaattaattttagaaactGAATATtgaaactttaaaaaatttaatgaatttataattaattatcacCGCCCGAATTTTTCTATTTATGGGATGAGGTTAAActctaaaaaaaaacatatcaaACTACACGCAAATAAGTCAATTTAACATCACGCGATGCATGTatgtctatttaaaaaaaagtttaatttgatGACATAATTGAAAATAAGAGAAGCGAGTTGATCAACTCGCAGTCCTATCAACACGCGtcgaaaaaaattatcaatactcgccgaaagaaattaaataattatttagtgtaaaaaaatattttgaatcattgatatataatttgaattttagaTCAATAATTAGCATTTAACACTTGttgatattaatataattaaatatatataaaaattaaaagaatatataaagAGAGAGGTCGTTCTCCAGAATGGGACCTTAGAATCTTAGGACGGCGAACCGGGTAGAGAGTGTTATAGGGAATCTGATAAAAAGGTGTTTGGTCAATAGTGGCATCAAAGGCTCAAAGTGGCCAGCACGCTCCGTTGATAtagtcttttgttttctttttcttttcaaagcCTATCATcctttcttcattttttattataaaaataaataatagaattttattttaatttgttatttttacaccataaaataataaaagggttatgatataaatttaaaattaaataattttaattagacgAACATAAATCTGAATAAATAACATGATGTACCCACCACCACCGTAAGAGCTATTCCACTCCATTGGATATGAGGTGGAGAAGTGGGTGCTTTTGGCCCACGGCGgtgctagaaaaaaaaaaaagaaagaaaaatttataatggGAACATCTTTTTAGGGTTGCCATCTTAATCTTTTGATGAGACTTGCCTCCTCCACGTTAACACACTCAACGTCTTTTCTACTgccatcttttcttttcttttctttttcttatcttacaaaaaggaaaaaaggaagAATTATTATG
This genomic interval from Manihot esculenta cultivar AM560-2 chromosome 12, M.esculenta_v8, whole genome shotgun sequence contains the following:
- the LOC110628101 gene encoding peptidyl-prolyl cis-trans isomerase CYP65; the protein is MGKKQHSKDRMFITKTEWATEWGGAKSKEVVRFKRLPFYCCALTFTPFEYPVGTADGSVFDLMNITPYIRKYGKHPVTGAPLKQEDLIPLTFHKNAEGEYHCPVLNKVFTEFTHIVAVKTTGNVFCYEAIKELNIKTKNWKELLTDEPFTKEDLITIQNPNALDSRVTLDFDHVKHGLKVDDEELKKMNSDATYNINANGDMKQMLEELGTEKAKETALHGGGGSKAQKERAAALATILAARSRIKEDSKSDSNGQSKPPQAYSIVDAASAAVHGRSAAAAKAASGDKTAARIAMHMAGERAPVNAKMVKSQYTTGAASRSFTSTSFDPVTKNDFEYIKVEKNPKKKGYVQLHTTHGDLNIELHCDITPRTCENFITLCEQGYYNGVAFHRSIRNFMIQGGDPTGTGRGGESIWGKPFKDEVNSKLLHSGRGVVSMANSGPHTNGSQFFILYKSANHLNFKHTVFGGVVGGLTTLAAMEKVPVDDNDRPLEEIKINSITVFVNPYTEPDEEDEQEEAKDEKATEDEENEKVGSWYSNPGTGTTESGTMGSGGGVGKYLKARNSQTESATMDAGLSTNGVAKKMKVGVSTGEFKDFSGW
- the LOC110627486 gene encoding protein SHORT-ROOT; this encodes MDTLFRLVSLQQSDQSFNNSTSRTSSSSRSSRQNNHHHYQQEDEECFNFFMDEEDFSSSSSKHYYPYHHQQHTTATTPTTTTTNTSTPTNQHALESSDFSFSPTCEVNFEFSGNWASDILLETARAIADKNSSRVQQLMWMLNELASPYGDPDQKLASYFLQALFSRMTDSGERCYRTLASASDKTCSFESTRKMVLKFQEVSPWTTFGHVSCNGAIMEAFEGETKLHIIDISNTYCTQWPTLLEALATRTDETPHLRLTTVVAKKTSGGCGGNGGLAAAQKVMKEIGSRMEKFARLMGVPFKFNVIHHAGDLCDLNLAELDIKDDEALAINCVGSLHSVTSVANRRDYIISSFRRLQPRIITIVEEEADLDVGVDGLDFVRGFQECLRWFRVYFESLEESFSRTSNERLMLERTAGRAIVDLVACPPSDSIERRETATRWSSRLHASGFSAVLFSDEVCDDVRALLRRYKEGWSMTQCSDAGIFLCWKDQPVVWASAWRP